A single region of the Arthrobacter sp. zg-Y20 genome encodes:
- a CDS encoding MarR family winged helix-turn-helix transcriptional regulator — protein MNRTGADLALLLLAAYRQLVEDATAELAARGYADIRPVHDFALRAIDAGADTASELGRATAVTKQAAAKTIAVLLERGYAERRTDEQDARRKRLTVTPLGHRMLREGEAVFDGLRAAWASRIGAPELGQLERDLGVLTGDSRISLGYPGWASGAGE, from the coding sequence GTGAATCGGACCGGTGCGGACCTTGCTTTGCTGCTGCTCGCTGCCTACCGGCAGCTGGTGGAGGACGCGACCGCCGAGCTGGCGGCCCGCGGCTATGCCGACATCCGGCCGGTGCATGATTTTGCCTTGCGCGCCATTGACGCCGGAGCCGACACCGCCTCTGAACTCGGGCGCGCGACGGCGGTGACGAAGCAGGCGGCCGCCAAGACCATCGCGGTGCTGCTGGAACGCGGTTACGCGGAACGCCGCACGGATGAACAGGATGCCCGGCGCAAGCGGCTAACCGTCACTCCCCTGGGCCACCGGATGCTTAGGGAAGGCGAAGCAGTATTTGACGGCCTCCGCGCTGCATGGGCAAGTCGGATCGGCGCACCCGAACTAGGGCAGCTCGAACGGGACCTGGGCGTGCTGACAGGCGATTCCCGCATCTCACTCGGGTACCCGGGATGGGCCTCAGGGGCCGGCGAATGA
- a CDS encoding alpha/beta hydrolase: MNMSPAATIPGARHATAQAGEIRLHYVSAGREGSPVLLLHGFPESWWAFRTLIPVLARSHRVFAVDLPGFGDSAAVPDTGLDSRAVAETLHEFLRALGVGPVHLLAQDISGGAAFRLAAVHPEAVASFTAVEAGLAGFGLEALADVAHGGSWHIGMLAAPGIPDLLLTGREMDLLAAWAYPSMTAVEGAVTSTDIAEFARTYSRPGGWNGAAGLYRSMLSEGAEIKALAASRPLAMPVLAVGAGGGPFTEQTFAPLATGSFTAVQLDGVGHYAAQEAPEALGAALLEFLSGVDG, from the coding sequence ATGAACATGAGTCCAGCCGCCACCATCCCCGGCGCCCGCCATGCCACCGCCCAGGCCGGCGAAATTCGCCTCCATTACGTCTCCGCCGGACGGGAAGGATCACCGGTCCTGCTGCTGCACGGTTTCCCGGAAAGCTGGTGGGCGTTCCGCACATTGATCCCCGTGCTGGCCCGCAGCCACCGGGTGTTTGCCGTGGACCTGCCGGGCTTCGGGGATTCCGCTGCAGTTCCGGACACGGGCCTCGACAGCAGAGCCGTGGCGGAAACACTCCATGAATTCCTGCGTGCCCTGGGCGTCGGGCCGGTACATCTACTGGCGCAGGACATCAGCGGGGGAGCGGCGTTCCGTCTTGCCGCCGTACACCCCGAGGCAGTGGCAAGTTTTACGGCGGTGGAGGCCGGGCTGGCCGGGTTTGGACTCGAAGCCCTGGCCGATGTCGCCCATGGCGGTTCCTGGCATATCGGCATGCTTGCCGCCCCCGGAATACCGGACTTGCTGCTGACCGGCAGGGAAATGGACCTGCTGGCCGCCTGGGCCTATCCGTCCATGACGGCAGTGGAAGGCGCCGTGACCAGCACGGATATTGCTGAGTTTGCCCGCACGTACTCCCGTCCGGGCGGCTGGAACGGCGCCGCGGGCCTCTACCGCTCCATGCTTTCGGAAGGGGCGGAAATCAAGGCCCTGGCGGCGTCGCGGCCCCTTGCGATGCCGGTGCTGGCCGTGGGTGCCGGCGGCGGGCCGTTCACCGAACAGACCTTCGCACCGCTGGCCACCGGATCTTTCACGGCTGTGCAGCTGGATGGCGTTGGGCACTATGCAGCCCAGGAGGCTCCCGAGGCCCTGGGGGCGGCGCTGCTGGAGTTCCTCTCCGGCGTGGACGGCTAG
- a CDS encoding ABC transporter permease: MFLALRELRFARARFGLMGGVVALIAVLMVLLSGLSSGLVNDGVSGLKSMPATAFAFNEGTKTDNAFSRSVVDEHQAAVWAEQPGVDEAALMGTAMMNGTTGNGTQVDLALFGIEPDSFLAPQVGEGRGLSAPDEIVVSSTAADAGLNIGDVVTLERIGVELTVVGYTDSQATFGHVDLAYLPLDTWQYLASGQSVPGAPAKAQMDGVKFDTASTVALKAADGADIDFAAGDDAAGTVTSTLSESFNASPGYSAETMTLQMIQVFLYAICALVVGAFFTVWTIQRKHELAVLRAVGASTGYLLRDGLLQATIILVVSTVVGILAGLAMGAGLSGTAMPFALEPAPIVLATVLTIVLGLAGAALAIVRISRVDPLAALGGQR, encoded by the coding sequence ATGTTTTTAGCGTTGCGTGAACTGCGTTTCGCCCGGGCCAGATTCGGACTGATGGGCGGCGTCGTCGCCCTCATCGCCGTGCTAATGGTCCTGCTGTCCGGCTTGTCCTCCGGTCTCGTCAACGACGGCGTCTCCGGCCTGAAATCCATGCCGGCAACTGCGTTTGCCTTCAACGAGGGCACCAAGACCGACAATGCCTTCTCCCGCAGCGTGGTGGACGAACACCAGGCTGCAGTGTGGGCCGAACAGCCCGGCGTGGATGAAGCGGCCCTGATGGGCACTGCCATGATGAACGGCACCACCGGAAACGGCACCCAGGTGGATCTGGCCCTGTTCGGCATTGAACCCGACTCGTTCCTGGCCCCGCAGGTCGGCGAAGGCCGCGGCCTGTCCGCACCGGATGAAATCGTGGTCTCCTCCACCGCGGCAGATGCCGGCCTGAACATTGGTGACGTGGTGACCCTCGAACGCATCGGCGTCGAACTGACCGTGGTCGGCTACACGGACAGCCAGGCGACGTTCGGCCACGTTGACCTCGCTTACCTTCCGCTGGATACCTGGCAGTACCTGGCCAGCGGCCAGAGTGTTCCCGGAGCCCCCGCCAAGGCACAAATGGACGGCGTGAAATTCGACACTGCCAGCACGGTTGCCCTGAAGGCAGCCGACGGTGCGGACATCGACTTTGCGGCAGGAGACGACGCCGCCGGAACAGTCACGTCCACCCTGTCCGAATCCTTCAATGCTTCCCCCGGCTACTCCGCCGAAACCATGACCCTGCAGATGATCCAGGTGTTCCTCTACGCCATCTGCGCCCTGGTCGTTGGTGCTTTCTTCACGGTCTGGACCATCCAGCGCAAACACGAACTCGCAGTCCTGCGCGCCGTAGGCGCCTCCACCGGGTACCTGCTCCGTGACGGCCTGCTGCAGGCAACCATCATCTTGGTGGTCTCCACGGTTGTCGGCATCCTTGCCGGCCTCGCCATGGGCGCCGGGCTGAGCGGGACCGCCATGCCGTTCGCACTGGAACCCGCACCCATCGTGCTGGCCACGGTCCTGACCATCGTGCTGGGCCTGGCCGGCGCCGCCCTGGCTATTGTCCGCATTTCCCGCGTAGATCCCCTGGCTGCCCTTGGAGGACAACGATGA
- a CDS encoding DUF4193 domain-containing protein, with protein sequence MATDYDAPRVKEEDQHTDSLEGLKAQQRGGAMTAVIDVEESDAIDGFDLPGADLSGEELLIKVVPPQADEFTCMSCFLVRHRSQIAREKNGEAYCVDCEG encoded by the coding sequence ATGGCTACCGATTACGATGCCCCGCGCGTCAAGGAAGAAGACCAGCACACAGACTCCCTGGAGGGTCTGAAAGCTCAGCAGCGCGGCGGAGCGATGACGGCTGTCATCGATGTCGAAGAGTCAGACGCCATTGATGGTTTTGACCTTCCCGGCGCAGACCTGTCCGGCGAGGAACTGCTCATCAAGGTAGTTCCCCCGCAGGCAGACGAGTTCACCTGCATGTCCTGCTTCCTCGTACGCCACCGTTCGCAGATTGCCCGCGAAAAGAACGGCGAGGCTTACTGCGTGGACTGCGAAGGCTAA
- a CDS encoding UBP-type zinc finger domain-containing protein — protein MEPIPGINVSVPPSGPGCVECTQQQGWWYHLRRCTECGHIGCCDNSPGQHATAHEQQTGHQIIRSYEPGEDWFWNYADSSVFAGPELAPPEHHPFNQSVPGPASRVPPDWQELLR, from the coding sequence ATGGAGCCAATCCCCGGGATCAACGTTTCGGTTCCGCCCAGCGGCCCGGGCTGCGTGGAATGCACGCAGCAGCAGGGCTGGTGGTACCACCTGCGCCGCTGCACCGAATGCGGGCACATCGGCTGCTGCGACAATTCGCCGGGCCAGCACGCCACCGCGCACGAGCAGCAGACCGGGCACCAGATCATCCGCAGCTATGAGCCGGGCGAGGACTGGTTCTGGAACTACGCCGATTCCTCTGTTTTCGCCGGCCCCGAGCTGGCCCCGCCGGAGCACCACCCGTTCAACCAGTCGGTTCCCGGGCCGGCCAGCCGGGTGCCTCCGGACTGGCAGGAGCTGCTGCGCTGA
- a CDS encoding YciI family protein, producing MKYMLIMRSTDAGVQAYKDVPFEEVINRMGAYNESMINAGVLLAGEGLAEISTDSGFVVDFSEDPPLITDGPYGETHELFNGFWIISAASREEAAEWASRCPLGPGSKLEVRRVTEAADFADFADNEYIRKEEGWRRDEEKLRTEHR from the coding sequence ATGAAGTACATGCTCATTATGCGGTCCACCGACGCGGGCGTGCAGGCCTACAAGGATGTCCCCTTCGAGGAAGTCATTAACCGGATGGGCGCCTATAACGAGTCAATGATCAACGCAGGGGTATTGCTGGCCGGCGAAGGCCTGGCCGAGATTTCCACCGACAGCGGCTTTGTTGTGGACTTTTCCGAGGATCCGCCGCTGATCACAGACGGCCCCTACGGGGAAACCCATGAGCTGTTCAACGGGTTCTGGATCATCTCCGCCGCCTCCCGCGAAGAAGCGGCGGAGTGGGCCAGCCGCTGCCCGCTTGGACCGGGATCGAAGCTGGAAGTGCGGCGGGTAACGGAGGCTGCGGACTTCGCAGATTTCGCCGACAACGAGTACATCCGGAAGGAAGAAGGATGGCGCAGGGACGAGGAGAAGCTGCGCACGGAGCACCGGTAG
- a CDS encoding peptide deformylase: MLEQELVPIVQLGHPALRRAALPFDGELDAEELEALIALMRRVMHAAPGVGLAAPQLGIPLQIAVLEDTYDVGAEAAAVRERLPLPFFTIINPRYEADGDDSAEFFEGCLSFEGYQGVVRRHASVVLDYTDPQSRQHMERFSGWQARIVQHETDHLYGTVYVDKVLTRSLCSNTEYARRWAAPDIDEAQRVLGF, translated from the coding sequence ATGCTGGAGCAGGAGCTTGTACCGATTGTCCAACTGGGCCACCCCGCCCTGCGCCGTGCGGCGCTGCCCTTTGACGGTGAGCTGGACGCCGAGGAGCTGGAAGCGCTGATCGCGCTGATGCGGCGGGTGATGCATGCTGCGCCAGGTGTGGGCCTGGCCGCGCCCCAGTTGGGCATCCCGTTGCAGATCGCGGTACTGGAAGACACCTACGACGTCGGCGCCGAAGCTGCAGCGGTACGCGAACGCCTGCCGTTGCCGTTCTTCACCATCATCAATCCCCGCTACGAAGCCGACGGCGACGACAGCGCCGAATTCTTCGAGGGCTGCTTGTCCTTCGAGGGGTACCAGGGCGTGGTGCGCCGGCATGCGTCCGTGGTGCTGGACTACACCGACCCGCAGTCCCGCCAGCACATGGAACGGTTCAGCGGCTGGCAGGCGCGGATTGTCCAGCACGAGACGGACCATCTCTACGGGACGGTGTACGTGGACAAGGTGCTCACCCGCTCGTTGTGCAGCAACACCGAATACGCCCGGCGCTGGGCCGCGCCGGACATCGACGAGGCCCAGCGGGTCCTGGGCTTCTGA
- a CDS encoding SDR family oxidoreductase yields the protein MTRTYIVTGSASGIGAATANLLKEAGNKVIGVDLRNADVEGDLSTPEGRSAAVAKVLDLSGGTVDAVIACAGISAPAPITVAVNFFGVTDFLTALAPVLAKSSAPRAAVVSSMASLQPNSPELVEALLAGSEEEALRIGKELADKGPQTGYLNYPSSKRALSRWVRRESITPAFAGAGIPLNAVAPGTVLSAMTRELLATPESRAMVDENVPMPLNGHSEPEVIARLLIWLTSEENTHTTGQTIYTDGGADATLRGDDIWS from the coding sequence ATGACTAGAACCTACATCGTTACAGGATCCGCTTCCGGCATCGGAGCAGCCACCGCCAACCTGCTGAAGGAGGCCGGCAACAAAGTCATTGGCGTTGACCTCCGCAACGCCGACGTTGAAGGCGATCTCAGCACCCCCGAGGGCCGTTCCGCTGCCGTAGCCAAGGTCCTTGACCTTTCCGGCGGCACTGTCGACGCCGTGATCGCCTGCGCAGGCATCTCTGCCCCCGCCCCCATCACCGTGGCCGTGAACTTCTTCGGTGTTACCGACTTCCTCACCGCACTGGCACCCGTCCTGGCCAAGAGCAGCGCCCCGCGTGCCGCCGTCGTCAGCTCCATGGCGAGCCTGCAGCCCAACTCCCCCGAGCTGGTTGAGGCGCTGCTGGCCGGCAGCGAGGAGGAAGCGCTGCGGATCGGCAAGGAGCTCGCAGACAAGGGCCCCCAGACCGGCTACCTTAACTACCCGTCCAGCAAGCGCGCACTCAGCCGCTGGGTCCGCCGCGAAAGCATCACCCCGGCATTTGCCGGTGCCGGCATCCCGCTGAACGCCGTGGCCCCCGGCACCGTCCTGTCCGCCATGACCCGCGAGCTCCTGGCCACGCCCGAAAGCCGTGCCATGGTGGACGAAAACGTCCCCATGCCGCTGAACGGCCACTCCGAGCCCGAGGTCATTGCCCGGCTGCTCATCTGGCTGACGTCCGAGGAGAACACCCACACCACCGGCCAGACCATCTACACCGACGGCGGCGCCGACGCGACGCTGCGCGGCGACGACATCTGGTCCTAG
- a CDS encoding class I SAM-dependent methyltransferase — MDELPDDAGADRAIKARLRAIWSLGDYAAVAAETISPLGPVLVRAAGIRGSDRVLDIAAGTGNAAIPAAETGADVTASDLTPELLNSGKRLALARSVRLTWSMADAEHLPYADASYDAVISCAGVMFAPHHRLAAAELVRVCRSGGRIGLINWTPEGFVGSMFAALKPYSPAPPPGTQSPQLWGNREHVESLLEGRVREFRAERRTVLIDRFATPEDFLGFLKAHYGPIIAVYEFLARNPDRAGALDQKLLALVQRYSTQAGGMAMDWEYLLVTARRS, encoded by the coding sequence ATGGACGAGCTTCCTGACGATGCCGGCGCGGACCGGGCGATCAAGGCACGGCTCAGGGCCATCTGGTCGCTGGGGGATTACGCGGCCGTTGCCGCCGAAACCATTTCGCCCCTGGGGCCCGTCCTCGTCCGGGCCGCCGGCATCCGGGGCAGCGACCGGGTCCTGGACATCGCGGCGGGGACCGGGAATGCGGCAATCCCGGCAGCGGAGACGGGAGCCGATGTCACCGCTTCGGACCTGACGCCTGAGCTGCTGAATTCCGGTAAGCGCCTGGCGCTGGCCCGGTCCGTCCGGCTGACCTGGTCCATGGCGGACGCCGAGCATCTCCCGTATGCCGACGCCTCCTACGACGCGGTGATTTCCTGTGCAGGCGTGATGTTCGCCCCGCATCATCGCCTGGCTGCCGCCGAACTCGTCCGTGTGTGCCGGTCGGGGGGACGCATCGGGCTGATCAACTGGACTCCGGAAGGATTCGTCGGCAGCATGTTCGCCGCTCTGAAGCCCTACTCGCCGGCGCCGCCGCCGGGAACGCAGTCACCGCAATTGTGGGGAAACCGGGAGCACGTCGAGTCCCTCTTGGAAGGGCGGGTGAGGGAGTTCCGCGCCGAACGCCGAACCGTGCTCATTGACCGGTTTGCCACGCCGGAGGACTTCCTGGGGTTCCTTAAGGCACATTACGGACCAATTATTGCGGTGTACGAATTCCTTGCGCGCAATCCGGACCGGGCGGGCGCACTGGATCAGAAGCTGCTGGCCCTGGTGCAGAGGTACAGCACCCAGGCAGGCGGTATGGCCATGGACTGGGAGTATCTGCTGGTGACTGCTAGGCGGTCCTGA
- a CDS encoding heme-binding protein: MTEQQPYTVLGRYPGFELRHYPAHVLAQVTVNAGFEGAGNTGFRYLYRYISGRNSSRAGLDPYPPGEVQFSENLAMTAPVLLEPSPIAGAFTVAFVLPGDLTALTAPVPEDPAVSIVAVPGQTGAAAAFSGRWNEANYQAHLAALQAAVGAEGFSLLGNPRFARFDPPYRPWFLRRNEVVQDVEGPGD; the protein is encoded by the coding sequence ATGACTGAGCAGCAGCCCTACACCGTGCTGGGACGGTATCCAGGATTCGAGTTGCGCCACTATCCGGCGCACGTGCTGGCCCAGGTCACTGTGAACGCGGGATTCGAGGGGGCCGGCAACACCGGTTTCCGCTACCTGTACCGGTACATCAGCGGCCGGAACTCCTCCCGGGCGGGACTGGACCCCTATCCGCCGGGCGAAGTGCAGTTCAGCGAAAACCTGGCGATGACAGCCCCGGTGCTCCTGGAGCCGAGCCCCATCGCGGGAGCCTTTACGGTGGCTTTTGTCCTCCCTGGGGACCTGACCGCCCTCACCGCCCCGGTGCCGGAAGATCCCGCTGTGAGCATTGTGGCGGTACCGGGACAAACGGGGGCGGCGGCCGCCTTCTCCGGACGCTGGAATGAAGCCAACTACCAAGCCCATTTGGCCGCCTTGCAGGCCGCCGTCGGGGCAGAGGGGTTCAGCCTGCTGGGAAATCCGCGTTTTGCGCGGTTCGACCCGCCCTACCGGCCCTGGTTCCTGCGCCGCAACGAGGTGGTTCAGGACGTGGAGGGACCGGGGGACTGA
- a CDS encoding GNAT family N-acetyltransferase translates to MTVAFSWLDSPGSLSPAMRRQLLHCWTDVSNAGGAVGFPLLPVGTGDVEPALAALVAALAPEGPRLLIAQEHGVLAGWLVLTVNPGTLTSHWARVTRVQSALAARGRGIGSALMQEAARYAREELRLDELILEVRGGMGLESFYSGLGWVEYGRRPRALRLAADDFRDEVLMRLPLPAGEGLAAAPA, encoded by the coding sequence ATGACGGTGGCCTTTTCCTGGCTCGACTCCCCCGGCAGCCTTTCCCCTGCCATGCGCCGCCAGCTGCTGCACTGCTGGACGGACGTCAGCAACGCAGGCGGCGCCGTCGGCTTCCCGCTGCTGCCGGTGGGTACCGGCGACGTCGAGCCGGCGCTGGCAGCGCTCGTTGCCGCCCTCGCACCCGAAGGCCCCCGGCTGCTGATTGCGCAAGAACACGGCGTGCTGGCCGGGTGGTTGGTCCTCACCGTTAACCCGGGCACCCTGACCAGCCACTGGGCCCGCGTAACCCGGGTACAGAGCGCGCTGGCGGCACGTGGCCGGGGCATCGGCTCCGCACTGATGCAGGAAGCCGCCCGATACGCCCGTGAGGAACTGCGGCTGGACGAACTGATCCTCGAGGTTCGCGGCGGCATGGGGCTGGAGTCCTTTTATTCGGGCCTGGGCTGGGTCGAGTACGGCCGCCGGCCCCGGGCCCTGCGGCTGGCCGCAGACGACTTCCGTGACGAGGTCCTGATGCGCCTGCCGCTGCCCGCCGGCGAAGGCTTGGCCGCGGCCCCCGCCTGA
- a CDS encoding glycoside hydrolase family 13 protein yields MTSNPQPFPSNADPLTDPDWWRQAAVYQVYPRSFSDSNGDGLGDLQGVTAKVPYLSALGVDAVWLSPFYPSALADGGYDVDDYRDVDPRLGTLAHFDDMAAALHGAGIKLIVDIVPNHSSNRHAWFREALDSPRGSAARERYIFRDGTGPDGAQPPSDWQSVFGGSAWEQVPDGQWYLHLFAPEQPDFNWENRAVKDEFLATLRFWSDRGVDGFRIDVAHALAKDLSEPLPSSALLAAEGDGTDGAHPFWDRNEVHDIYTEWRALFNEYTPPRTAVAEAWVHASRRGRYASPAGLGQAFNFDLLQADFDAARFRTVITDNLVQAAETGASSTWVLSNHDVVRHATRYGLPATPADSAKGQDGKAWVLAGGPEEQLDRAAGLRRARAATLLMLALPGSAYLYQGEELGLHEVAAIPDADRQDPAFFRNAGVEKGRDGCRVPLPWTPEEPCFGFGTGAPHLPQPEWFGPAAVSLQDADTDSTLNFYRRALELRGKRQGAEELAWVPSAASVLHFTRPGGWQSITNFGTAAVALPAGTVLHTSAPLEGGLLPPDTTAWLG; encoded by the coding sequence TTGACCTCAAACCCGCAGCCCTTCCCATCCAACGCCGATCCCCTGACGGATCCGGACTGGTGGCGGCAGGCTGCGGTTTACCAGGTGTATCCGCGCAGCTTCTCGGACTCCAACGGTGACGGGCTGGGCGACCTGCAGGGCGTAACCGCCAAGGTGCCCTACCTTTCGGCCCTCGGCGTGGACGCCGTATGGCTCAGTCCCTTTTACCCCTCGGCGCTCGCCGACGGAGGTTACGACGTCGACGACTACCGTGATGTCGACCCGCGCCTGGGCACCTTGGCGCACTTCGACGACATGGCCGCTGCCCTGCACGGTGCCGGAATCAAGCTGATTGTGGACATTGTCCCCAATCATTCCTCCAACCGGCATGCCTGGTTCCGCGAAGCGCTGGACTCGCCCCGGGGTTCCGCGGCCCGGGAACGGTATATCTTCCGCGACGGCACCGGGCCCGACGGCGCCCAGCCGCCCTCGGACTGGCAGTCCGTGTTCGGCGGCAGCGCCTGGGAGCAGGTGCCGGACGGGCAGTGGTACCTGCACCTCTTCGCTCCGGAGCAGCCGGACTTCAACTGGGAGAACCGTGCGGTGAAGGACGAATTCCTGGCCACCCTGCGCTTCTGGTCCGACCGCGGGGTGGACGGCTTCCGGATTGACGTGGCGCATGCCCTGGCGAAGGACCTGAGCGAACCGCTGCCCTCCAGCGCGCTGCTCGCTGCCGAGGGCGACGGAACCGACGGCGCGCATCCGTTCTGGGACCGGAACGAGGTCCATGACATCTACACCGAGTGGCGCGCACTGTTCAATGAATACACTCCGCCGCGCACGGCGGTGGCCGAAGCCTGGGTCCATGCATCCCGCCGCGGCCGCTACGCCAGCCCCGCCGGCCTGGGCCAGGCATTCAACTTCGACCTGCTGCAGGCGGATTTCGACGCCGCCCGCTTCCGCACGGTCATCACCGACAATCTGGTCCAGGCGGCGGAAACCGGCGCGTCGTCCACCTGGGTCCTGTCCAACCACGACGTCGTGCGGCATGCCACGCGCTACGGATTGCCGGCAACGCCGGCGGACAGCGCCAAGGGCCAGGACGGCAAGGCATGGGTCCTGGCCGGCGGACCGGAAGAGCAGTTGGACCGGGCCGCGGGACTGCGCCGGGCCCGTGCGGCCACCCTCCTGATGCTGGCCCTGCCCGGCTCCGCCTATTTGTACCAGGGCGAAGAACTGGGCCTGCACGAGGTTGCTGCCATCCCCGACGCCGACCGCCAGGATCCCGCTTTCTTCCGCAACGCAGGGGTGGAAAAGGGCCGGGACGGCTGCCGGGTGCCGCTGCCCTGGACCCCGGAGGAGCCGTGCTTCGGCTTCGGCACCGGTGCACCCCACCTGCCCCAGCCGGAATGGTTTGGTCCCGCGGCCGTGTCGCTGCAGGACGCCGATACGGATTCCACGCTGAACTTCTACCGGCGGGCCCTGGAACTGCGCGGCAAGCGGCAGGGTGCCGAGGAACTTGCGTGGGTGCCCAGCGCTGCCTCCGTCCTGCACTTCACCCGGCCCGGCGGCTGGCAGAGCATCACCAACTTCGGTACCGCGGCCGTGGCCCTGCCCGCCGGCACGGTGCTGCACACCAGCGCGCCGCTCGAGGGCGGCCTGCTGCCGCCGGACACCACGGCCTGGCTCGGCTGA